A genome region from Candidatus Omnitrophota bacterium includes the following:
- the tyrS gene encoding tyrosine--tRNA ligase — MEKNIDKQLELIKRGTVDIIQLEELKKKLERAIKTNKSLVIKAGFDPTAPDIHLGHTVLLRKMRHFQDLGHKVVFLIGDHTALIGDPSGVSKTRPQLTKKEVEENAKTYERQISKILDVKKIEIRFNSEWLGKMDIVKIGELMARYSVQRMLERDDFSNRYKQQKNITMLEFLYPLLQGYDSVALKADVELGGSDQRFNLLVGRDVQGSYGLEAQVVLTMPLLEGLDGVNKMSKSLGNYVGINESAKDMFGKLMSVSDELMYKYYELLTDEDVAKVKADVTAGSLHPKAAKVNLAKIIVSQYHGEEEALKQAEEFDRAFKDKGFPQDAQEKIISHEEFLNFYKNITDKKDFEVNEIEVPLVWALCASGLAKSNGDAKRKILEGAVEVDGIRQDNFDGSLKCGKTYKVRLGKNFRKITLN, encoded by the coding sequence ATGGAAAAGAATATAGATAAACAGTTGGAACTCATTAAGCGCGGGACTGTCGATATAATTCAGCTCGAAGAGCTGAAGAAGAAGCTCGAGCGCGCCATAAAGACGAATAAATCTCTTGTTATAAAGGCGGGTTTTGACCCCACCGCCCCGGATATCCATCTGGGGCATACCGTTCTCTTGAGGAAGATGCGCCATTTCCAGGACCTCGGCCATAAAGTCGTATTCCTTATAGGCGACCATACCGCGCTTATAGGCGACCCCTCCGGTGTTTCCAAGACCAGGCCGCAATTGACAAAAAAAGAGGTCGAGGAGAACGCGAAGACATACGAACGCCAGATATCCAAGATCCTCGACGTCAAAAAGATAGAGATCCGTTTTAACAGTGAATGGTTAGGAAAGATGGATATCGTGAAGATAGGCGAGCTCATGGCGCGTTATTCCGTCCAGAGGATGCTCGAGCGCGACGATTTTTCGAACCGGTATAAACAGCAGAAGAATATCACTATGCTCGAATTCCTGTACCCGCTGCTTCAGGGGTATGATTCCGTGGCTCTGAAGGCTGATGTTGAGCTTGGCGGCAGCGACCAGAGGTTCAATCTTCTTGTGGGCCGTGATGTCCAGGGATCATACGGCCTGGAGGCGCAGGTAGTCCTGACGATGCCGCTTCTCGAGGGCCTGGACGGCGTCAATAAGATGTCGAAATCGCTCGGTAACTACGTGGGTATCAACGAGAGCGCCAAGGATATGTTCGGCAAGCTCATGTCCGTTTCCGATGAGCTCATGTATAAGTATTATGAATTATTGACCGACGAGGACGTCGCTAAAGTGAAGGCGGATGTTACGGCGGGCTCACTCCACCCTAAGGCCGCGAAAGTCAATCTGGCGAAGATAATAGTATCCCAATACCACGGTGAAGAAGAGGCCCTGAAACAGGCTGAGGAATTTGACAGAGCGTTCAAAGATAAGGGCTTTCCGCAGGATGCTCAAGAAAAGATTATATCTCATGAAGAATTTTTAAATTTTTATAAAAATATAACAGATAAAAAAGATTTCGAAGTAAATGAGATAGAAGTTCCGCTTGTCTGGGCTTTATGTGCCTCCGGCCTTGCGAAAAGTAATGGCGATGCAAAGAGGAAAATATTGGAAGGCGCTGTTGAGGTAGATGGCATCAGGCAAGATAATTTTGATGGTAGTCTCAAGTGTGGCAAAACATATAAGGTAAGATTAGGAAAAAACTTTAGAAAAATAACGTTAAATTAA
- a CDS encoding DUF2148 domain-containing protein encodes MRRSPELERSAVVGVSQLMAVAARTAPKTRGIDNIEIIVIDDAASVEKLTKKMKELAKSNSRPSMERDANAIAGSPAVVIIGVKSNPAGLNCGFCGYTTCDELKKGPGVCSYNSIDLGISISSAVSVAGKLHVDNRVMYSIGKAALALELLSKDVKQALGLPLSVTGKNPFFDRK; translated from the coding sequence ATGCGAAGATCGCCCGAATTGGAGAGGTCTGCGGTTGTCGGCGTTTCCCAGCTTATGGCCGTTGCGGCGAGGACCGCGCCGAAGACGCGCGGCATCGATAATATAGAGATAATAGTTATCGATGACGCGGCTTCTGTGGAGAAGTTGACGAAGAAGATGAAGGAACTCGCTAAGTCGAATTCCAGGCCGAGCATGGAACGCGACGCCAATGCGATAGCCGGTTCTCCGGCTGTCGTGATCATCGGCGTGAAGTCAAATCCGGCAGGATTGAATTGCGGGTTCTGCGGATATACGACCTGCGACGAATTGAAGAAAGGGCCGGGCGTATGCTCGTATAATTCCATAGACCTCGGCATCTCTATCTCATCGGCCGTTTCGGTAGCCGGAAAGCTGCATGTCGATAACAGGGTAATGTATTCCATCGGCAAAGCGGCGCTGGCCCTGGAACTTTTATCGAAAGATGTGAAGCAGGCCCTGGGGTTACCGCTTAGCGTTACAGGAAAGAATCCATTCTTCGACCGTAAGTAG
- a CDS encoding 30S ribosomal protein S1 has translation MVEENNNDVEQLEKDEEGVSATADFAKLYQDSIANIKEGQIVKGKVIGVTAKDVIVDIGYKSEGAISISEFSDPESIKIGDEMDVYLESKEDENGMVVLSKQKAERAVGWEMVIARYGEGDMVDGKVSKKVKGGFMVNIGVEAFLPASLASLKNFGNLNQIIGQAFPFKIVKINKARKNIVVSRKDALQAQKDEDKKKIFDNLQKGSTVSGIVRNITDFGAFVDLGAGIIGLLHITDMSWGRVSHPSEVLAIGDNIEVVVLDFDTASGKVSLGLKQKTQNPWETVDTKYASGSKIKGIVVNLVPYGAFVELEKGVEGLLHISELSWTKKYASPNELLAIGDRIEVQVLDVDKNNKKISLGLKQLESNPWLEVETKYPVGTRVKGKIRNLTDYGAFVELEDGIDGLIHVSDISWTKRIGHPKDVFKKSEKVEAVVLAVDAANRRISLGVKQLSPDPWDDIAAKYIQDTVMSGKVTKVANFGLFVEIDRDLEGLAHISEIPLSEGEKLEEKFKVGDEFKVKVLKVDSIQHKIALSLKGV, from the coding sequence ATGGTCGAAGAAAACAATAACGATGTAGAACAGCTGGAAAAAGATGAAGAGGGGGTGAGCGCGACTGCGGATTTTGCGAAACTGTACCAGGATAGTATAGCAAATATCAAAGAGGGGCAGATCGTCAAAGGCAAGGTGATAGGCGTTACCGCTAAAGACGTCATCGTTGATATTGGCTATAAATCCGAAGGGGCCATCTCGATATCTGAATTTTCCGATCCGGAATCTATCAAGATCGGAGACGAGATGGACGTGTATCTGGAGTCGAAAGAAGATGAGAACGGCATGGTGGTGCTTTCAAAGCAGAAAGCCGAGCGCGCTGTCGGGTGGGAGATGGTTATCGCCAGGTACGGCGAAGGCGATATGGTGGACGGTAAGGTCTCGAAGAAAGTAAAGGGCGGGTTCATGGTGAACATCGGGGTCGAGGCGTTTCTGCCGGCCAGCCTTGCATCGCTCAAGAATTTCGGGAACCTTAACCAGATCATAGGCCAGGCTTTCCCGTTCAAGATCGTGAAGATAAACAAGGCCAGGAAGAATATAGTCGTTTCCCGCAAGGACGCGTTACAGGCTCAGAAAGATGAGGACAAGAAGAAGATATTCGATAACCTCCAGAAAGGCTCGACTGTCAGCGGCATAGTCCGCAACATAACCGATTTCGGCGCGTTCGTCGATCTTGGGGCCGGGATAATAGGGCTCTTGCATATAACCGACATGAGCTGGGGCAGAGTATCGCACCCAAGCGAGGTCCTTGCGATAGGCGATAATATAGAAGTAGTAGTGCTGGATTTCGACACAGCCAGCGGAAAGGTTTCCCTTGGATTAAAACAGAAAACGCAGAATCCATGGGAGACGGTAGACACAAAGTACGCCTCCGGAAGCAAAATAAAAGGGATCGTGGTTAATCTTGTCCCGTATGGCGCGTTTGTAGAACTGGAAAAGGGGGTTGAGGGGCTTCTTCATATCTCCGAACTTTCCTGGACGAAGAAGTATGCCAGCCCGAATGAGCTTCTCGCTATAGGGGATCGCATCGAGGTCCAGGTCCTGGATGTCGACAAGAATAATAAGAAGATATCCCTGGGCTTGAAGCAGCTTGAATCGAATCCGTGGCTTGAAGTGGAGACGAAATACCCGGTCGGAACCAGGGTTAAAGGGAAGATCAGGAACCTAACCGACTATGGCGCTTTCGTTGAATTGGAAGACGGTATTGACGGCCTTATCCACGTTTCCGATATCTCGTGGACAAAGAGGATAGGGCATCCGAAGGACGTCTTCAAGAAGAGCGAAAAGGTCGAGGCGGTAGTCCTTGCTGTCGACGCCGCGAACAGGAGGATATCTCTCGGCGTTAAGCAGCTGAGTCCCGACCCGTGGGATGACATAGCGGCCAAATATATCCAGGATACGGTAATGTCCGGTAAGGTCACCAAAGTCGCCAATTTCGGGTTGTTCGTAGAGATAGATAGAGACCTGGAAGGATTGGCGCATATTTCCGAGATACCGCTGTCCGAAGGCGAAAAACTGGAAGAGAAGTTCAAGGTCGGTGATGAGTTTAAGGTCAAGGTCTTGAAGGTCGATTCCATCCAGCATAAGATAGCGCTCAGTTTGAAGGGAGTTTAA